In Oryzias melastigma strain HK-1 linkage group LG16, ASM292280v2, whole genome shotgun sequence, a single genomic region encodes these proteins:
- the LOC112143580 gene encoding tumor necrosis factor receptor superfamily member 6B yields MTVFYLTVLLLLPALLCEAISVHTYKHRNPSTGETLTCKKCEPGTYMAAHCTATTDTKCLPCRANHYTALWNYLPRCLYCNNICTRNQEVEIQCSATNNRVCRCKQGYYMKDDFCISHSQCGPGHGVQTKGTSKQDTVCEKCAHGFFSRSTSALDVCVKHQECADGQLPLFTGSVYHDALCGSCEDLASDSETLRKFLSAYFEEPRRHNGKMKRFVATFVRESRRKSGLTFFQKKVGPLERIKAWLANAPAEQLRLVPQMLRNSTLTSLADKIDRRLHDIMNQSPNCSLISP; encoded by the exons ATGACTGTG TTTTACCTGACAGTTCTGCTCCTGCTGCCTGCGCTCCTCTGTGAGGCTATCTCTGTGCACACCTACAAGCACCGCAATCCGTCCACCGGTGAAACCCTCACATGCAAAAAGTGTGAACCAGGAACATACATGGCAGCTCACTGCACAGCCACCACAGACACCAAGTGTTTGCCGTGTAGGGCAAACCACTACACCGCGCTGTGGAACTACCTGCCCAGATGTTTGTACTGCAACAACATCTGCACGCGGAACCAAGAGGTGGAGATACAGTGTTCTGCCACCAACAACAGGGTCTGCCGGTGCAAACAAGGTTACTACATGAAGGATGACTTCTGTATCAGCCATTCACAATGTGGCCCTGGACATGGAGTTCAGACCAAAG GTACCTCCAAACAGGATACTGTGTGTGAAAAATGCGCACATGGCTTCTTCTCCAGGTCCACATCCGCGCTGGATGTGTGCGTAAAGCATCAGGAGTGTGCAGATGGGCAGCTCCCGCTCTTCACTGGTTCTGTGTACCACGACGCACTGTGTGGCTCCTGCGAGGATCTTGCAAGTGATA gtgAGACGCTGCGTAAATTCCTCTCAGCATACTTTGAAGAGCCCAGGCGCCATAATGGAAAAATGAAGAGATTTGTGGCAAC gtTTGTTCGTGAGTCTAGGAGAAAAAGTGGGTTGacttttttccaaaagaaagTGGGTCCTCTGGAGCGAATCAAAGCCTGGTTAGCCAACGCTCCAGCGGAGCAGCTCAGACTGGTCCCACAGATGCTAAGGAACTCCACGCTGACCTCCCTGGCCGACAAGATTGATAGAAGACTTCATGACATAATGAACCAAAGCCCCAACTGTAGCTTAATTTCTCCATAA